One genomic segment of Solibacillus isronensis includes these proteins:
- a CDS encoding HD-GYP domain-containing protein produces the protein MKLEAILIRVEELRLGKVIAEDIFANTQYPIIYKNTKVKPEHLRVFELFNLKTVLVHNEIEVEEPEIIEEKLDNTSVALPLQQPTSFEKSYLDGIGQLKKEFLNWEAGGRVDLPKVRNIMIPLMDMVLENRSYIFDLNSYSNAKDYLYHHCIATGLIAAVIAKKMGYERGDTIQLAIAGMLADSGMSRIPSRIRDKKSVLTESEFGEVRKHPYYSYLLIKNVTAIKDIMKVAVYQHHERLDGSGYPKGDRIGSISIFAQIIAVADVFHAMTSERMYRSKQSPFKVIEMIKEEEFGKFDIKVVQALMNIVVDLPIGTKIELSNLELGEVMFINKYSPTRPLVKLTRTGEIVDLSSNRSFYISRVITQGYKLN, from the coding sequence GTGAAATTGGAAGCAATATTGATAAGAGTTGAGGAATTGCGATTAGGTAAGGTAATTGCTGAAGATATTTTTGCCAATACACAATATCCGATTATCTACAAAAATACAAAAGTAAAACCAGAGCATTTACGTGTGTTTGAATTATTTAATTTAAAAACAGTATTAGTACATAATGAAATCGAAGTTGAAGAACCAGAGATAATTGAAGAAAAGTTAGATAATACTTCAGTAGCATTACCGTTACAGCAACCCACAAGTTTCGAAAAGTCCTATCTTGATGGAATCGGACAATTAAAAAAGGAATTTTTAAATTGGGAAGCTGGCGGAAGAGTAGATCTGCCAAAAGTAAGAAACATAATGATTCCGTTAATGGATATGGTTTTAGAAAATCGCTCTTATATATTTGATCTGAACAGTTATTCAAATGCAAAGGACTATTTATACCATCATTGTATTGCTACAGGTTTAATTGCAGCAGTCATTGCAAAGAAAATGGGATATGAGCGAGGGGATACAATTCAGCTTGCCATCGCCGGAATGTTAGCAGATAGTGGAATGTCGAGAATTCCTTCACGTATACGGGATAAGAAAAGCGTTTTAACAGAATCCGAATTTGGAGAAGTAAGAAAACATCCTTACTATAGTTACTTACTAATTAAAAACGTAACGGCTATAAAGGATATTATGAAAGTAGCTGTTTATCAGCACCATGAACGTTTGGATGGCAGTGGCTATCCAAAAGGTGATCGTATTGGGTCTATTTCAATATTTGCCCAAATAATTGCGGTAGCGGATGTATTCCATGCGATGACTAGTGAACGTATGTATCGTTCAAAGCAATCTCCTTTCAAAGTAATCGAAATGATTAAGGAAGAGGAGTTTGGAAAATTTGATATTAAAGTTGTTCAAGCTTTAATGAATATTGTCGTTGATCTACCAATAGGAACAAAAATTGAATTATCTAATTTAGAGCTGGGCGAAGTAATGTTCATCAATAAATATTCACCTACACGTCCACTTGTAAAATTAACACGTACAGGAGAAATTGTGGATCTTTCTTCTAATAGAAGTTTCTATATTTCGCGTGTCATTACTCAAGGATATAAATTGAACTAA